The segment TGAAGGAGCAAGTGGAACAAACAGAGCGGGAAATGTCGTGTTTTCTGGTGCAAACGCCTTATGTCTTGCTCTTGTCCGTAACGGGTATCAATGTCGTTTCCGCAGGTGAGTTGGCAGGAGAAGCAGGACCGATCGAACATTATGCATCTGCTGGTGCAATCAACGGTCGTGGCGGTTTGCATCCTTCACGTTACCAAAGCGACGAAGTTGATCGAAGTGATAGCGTGGCAAAAAGTTGCAATCGACGTTTACGTGCAGCTTGTATCTTAGTGGCCAAGAACTTGATTAAGTGTCATCCCTACTATCGTGGTTTAGCTGCTCTTTGGAAAACGCAAAAAGTGGTGACGGTGGATCAGCAATGTCGGATTGCGAACCGAGCGAATCGAATGATTTTTCAAATCGTTAGTGGCCGTCAAGTTTGGCGTGGTAAGAATATCGACCGCGAGTATCTGTTATTGAAACTTCGCGAGTTTCATCGCACACATCATACGCCGCTTGAGCAAACCGTTCGCGACATGAACGAAGCGTTCGCATGGCTTCCAAAAACCAGCTACGCAAGTGAAGCAAAACCGCTTGCCGAGTTAGCGAAGAAGAAAAGTGGAGCAACGACGGCGATCGGTGAGTTGCTACTCCCGTTGCTAATTCGTCTTGGAGTGGGAGAAGCAAATAGGTTAGAATACCAAACGTCCGAAGCTCGTAGTCCGCACTGACTTGTTACTGCCGCAAGGCACACTGATAACGTCCATCGACACCGAGGGCATCGACATGGCATCCGCCATGATCACAAGCCCGTGTACTAAGCGTGACGCTCTGTCAGCGGTTCAAACGCCGGATAAGACAGTGTGAGGCTACTGAGCTTCGGATATCTACCAGGGTGGCGAGACTGAACCAC is part of the Novipirellula aureliae genome and harbors:
- a CDS encoding transposase; this encodes MARVADRTERFVFASPTWNRMHAYGDCLAPLLTSQWKQLAELHAMMKEQVEQTEREMSCFLVQTPYVLLLSVTGINVVSAGELAGEAGPIEHYASAGAINGRGGLHPSRYQSDEVDRSDSVAKSCNRRLRAACILVAKNLIKCHPYYRGLAALWKTQKVVTVDQQCRIANRANRMIFQIVSGRQVWRGKNIDREYLLLKLREFHRTHHTPLEQTVRDMNEAFAWLPKTSYASEAKPLAELAKKKSGATTAIGELLLPLLIRLGVGEANRLEYQTSEARSPH